In Quercus lobata isolate SW786 chromosome 12, ValleyOak3.0 Primary Assembly, whole genome shotgun sequence, a genomic segment contains:
- the LOC115969920 gene encoding vacuolar protein sorting-associated protein 55 homolog yields the protein MADIPGYVRACLQSGKLAFLAILVSGGIVLQILACALYDNWWPMLTVLMYVLLPMPLLFLAGSDGSSVISESESPWVNATKFLTGASAVGSIAIPAILKHAGVIGWGALVMELSSFFVLVFSIMCYIKMGGDNDYNAL from the exons ATGGCAGACATACCAGGTTATGTGCGTGCCTGCTTGCAATCCGGCAAACTTGCTTTCTTGGCAATTTTGGTCTCTGGAGGGATTGTACTGCAAATATTG GCATGTGCTTTGTACGACAATTGGTGGCCCATGCTAACTG TATTGATGTATGTGCTCCTTCCCATGCCTTTGCTGTTTTTAGCGGGATCTGATGGTTCTTCTGTAATATCTGAATCTGAGAGCCC CTGGGTGAATGCGACTAAGTTCTTGACTGGAGCTTCAGCTGTTGGAAGCATTGCCATACCAGCTATATTAAAGCATGCCGGTGTTATTGGTTGGGGAGCCCTAGTAATGGAGCTCTCATCCTTTTTCGTACTTGTATTTTCCATAATGTGCTACATTAAGATGGGTGGTGACAATGATTACAATGCACTCTGA
- the LOC115972068 gene encoding uncharacterized protein LOC115972068, whose amino-acid sequence MGLLSWFKGSPQPQQPKPVSESESKPKQPTTTQSPAEVPGMNGAVAVPRRLADVTVFEFGSVTASADKVTLAGFCTVSDDLEPCRWEILPASSSDAPQFRIVF is encoded by the coding sequence ATGGGTTTGCTATCTTGGTTCAAAGGCAGCCCACAGCCACAGCAACCCAAACCCGTATCCGAATCCGAATCCAAACCaaaacaacccaccaccacccaaaGCCCCGCCGAAGTGCCCGGGATGAACGGCGCCGTGGCGGTCCCTCGCCGCCTCGCCGACGTTACGGTTTTCGAGTTTGGGTCGGTGACTGCCTCCGCCGACAAGGTCACTCTCGCCGGATTCTGCACCGTCTCCGACGACCTCGAGCCCTGCCGTTGGGAGATCCTTCCGGCCAGTTCCTCCGACGCCCCTCAGTTCCGCATCGTCTTttga
- the LOC115971939 gene encoding phosphoacetylglucosamine mutase yields the protein MKEQQQSLLLSSSARFPPPQGVRLSYGTAGFRADAGLLQSTVYRVGILAALRSLKMDSSVIGLVITASHNKESDNGVKIADPSGGMLSQHWEPFADALANAPSPQHLLHLIIEFVEKENIPLEGVRPAQILLGRDTRPSGESLLEAAKQGISSILGAVAIDMGIVTTPQLHWMVRARNKGVKASELDYFEQLSSSFRCLMDLIPSGSTFNELDNKLVVDGANGVGGEKLEVLKKMLDGLAIEVRNSGKDGGVLNEGVGADYVQKEKVVPCGFSSQDVGIRCASLDGDADRLVYFSVPSESSSKIDLVDGDKILSLFAVFIKEQLSILKKEGHTDVNSDYQPRLGVIQTAYANGASTDYLRRLGLEVLFTPTGVKYLHEKAAEYDIGIYFEANGHGTIVFSESFLCWLESRNNELSSVVKGSEQQKAALRLLAVSKLINQAVGDALSGLLLVEVILQHMGWSIHRWTEFYRDLPSRQLKVKVVDRTAVVTANAETVVVKPPGIQEAINAETAKYPQGRSFIRPSGTEDVIRVYAEASTQEAADSLANSVAKLVDQFLGFSSS from the exons ATGAAGGAACAGCAACAGTCCCTCCTCCTCAGCTCCTCCGCTCGCTTCCCTCCTCCTCAAG GTGTGAGGCTTTCGTACGGTACGGCAGGTTTCAGGGCTGATGCGGGGTTGCTCCAATCGACGGTGTACAGAGTGGGGATCTTGGCAGCTCTGAGGTCTCTCAAGATGGACTCTTCGGTGATCGGGCTCGTGATTACGGCCTCTCACAACAAAGAGTCTGATAATGGAGTCAAAATTGCTGACCCAAGTGGCGGAATGCTCTCTCAACATTGGGAACCATTCGCTGATGCACTTGCCAATGCTCCCTCTCCCCAACACCTCCtccat CTGATAATCGAATTTGTGGAGAAGGAAAACATTCCATTGGAAGGAGTGAGGCCAGCCCAGATATTGTTGGGGAGGGACACTAGGCCTAGTGGGGAATCTCTACTTGAAGCTGCAAAACAA GGAATCAGTTCAATTCTTGGAGCAGTTGCCATCGATATGGGAATTGTGACAACCCCACAACTACATTGGATGGTTCGTGCAAGAAATAAGGGCGTGAAAGCATCTGAACTTGATTATTTTGAACAGCTATCGAGCTCATTCAG GTGCTTGATGGATTTGATCCCTAGTGGCAGTACATTCAATGAGTTGGATAACAAATTGGTGGTGGATGGAGCTAACGGTGTGGGTGGAGAAAAGCTTgaagttttaaagaaaatgttgGATGGTTTGGCTATTGAGGTTCGTAATTCTGGGAAAGATGGAGGTGTACTCAATGAAGGAGTTGGTGCTGATTATGTGCAGAAAGAGAAGGTTGTTCCTTGTGGATTTAGTTCCCAGGATGTAGGGATAAG GTGTGCTAGTTTGGATGGGGATGCTGATCGGCTTGTATATTTTTCTGTGCCATCAGAAAGTAGCAGTAAGATTGATCTTGTTGATGGGGACAAGATATTATCTCTGTTTGCTGTTTTCATTAAAGAGCAACTAAGCATTCTCAAAAAGGAAGGGCATACAGATGTAAATAGCGATTATCAACCTCGACTTGGTGTCATACAGACAGCTTATGCAAATGGAGCATCAACAGATTACCTTAGAAGGTTGGGCTTAGAAGTTCTGTTTACTCCAACAGGAGTGAAATATCTACATGAAAAAGCTGCTGAGTATGATATTGGGATCTACTTTGAGGCAAATGGCCACGGAACGATCGTGTTTTCTGAATCCTTCTTATGTTGGTTAGAGTCCAGAAATAATGAGCTTTCTTCAGTAGTTAAAG GTTCAGAGCAGCAAAAGGCTGCTTTGAGACTATTGGCAGTCAGTAAGTTAATCAACCAagctgttggagatgctctgaGTGGGTTACTCTTGGTGGAGGTCATTTTGCAACACATGGGATGGTCAATACACAGATGGACTGAGTTTTACCGAGATCTACCCAGTAGGCAGCTCAAG GTTAAAGTTGTAGACAGAACTGCTGTTGTAACAGCGAATGCAGAAACTGTGGTTGTGAAGCCCCCTGGCATACAAGAAGCCATTAATGCCGAGACTG CCAAATACCCTCAAGGCCGATCTTTCATACGACCATCGGGTACTGAGGATGTCATTCGAGTTTATGCAGAGGCATCAACACAAGAAGCAGCTGACAGCCTAGCCAATTCTGTGGCCAAACTTGTGGACCAGTTCCTAGGGTTTAGCAGCTCTTGA
- the LOC115970158 gene encoding proline-, glutamic acid- and leucine-rich protein 1-like: MELIGGQQGKSTPAQTVPSQVSSLPTRSPPPVPRHPPPSSPQTAPPSTAEPEKRREQKGKGVADASKTRPTREEDDLTVARKKLLVEEEARKSAESSSEGYQKQAEEQAKLLREANAELKKTQEQVLVLKKHLEETQRLRERAEKLKEQAEKAKIESEKDVNFH; the protein is encoded by the exons ATGGAGCTGATAGGAGGTCAACAGGGAAAGTCTACACCTGCCCAAACCGTACCATCGCAAGTTTCATCTCTTCCAaccaggtctcctcctccagtcCCCCGCCACCCTCCTCCATCATCTCCGCAAACAGCACCGCCAAGCACTGCCGAGCCAGAGAAGCGCAGAGAGCAGAAAGGTAAGGGGGTGGCAGATGCGAGCAAAACCCgtcccactcgagaggaggat gatctAACCGTCGCAAGGAAAAAGCTGCTGGTCGaggaagaagctcgcaagagtgctgaaTCGTCATCAGAgggctaccagaagcaggccgaggaacaggCCAAGCTTCTGCGCGAGGCGAATGCTGAGCTGAAGAAAACTCaagagcaagttcttgttcttaagaagcatctgGAAGAAACTCAGAGGTTAAGGGAGAGAGCCGAAAAGcttaaagaacaagccgagaaagcaaaaatcgagtctGAGAAG gatgttaatttccactaa